The bacterium DNA window GCCACCGGCCCGACCGACCGGGGACGACGCCGCGGCCCAGACCCTCGAAGGCCTCGTCTTCGTCCTGACCGGCACGCTCTCCAAGCCCCGCGGCCACTTCAAGGAACGCATCGAAGCCGCCGGCGGCAAGGTCACCGGCTCGGTCTCGAAGAAGACGAACTACCTCGTGGCCGGCGAGGCCGCTGGCAGCAAGCTCAAGAAGGCGACCGACCTCGGCGTCGAGGTCCTCGACGAGGCGGGGATCGAAGCGCTGCTCGCGGGCAGCTGAGCGCGCTCGACCCTCATGCGAGGCGGAACGTGATCCGGGTCGCGATCGGGGTCACGCCGCGCCCCACGAGTACGGTGCGATCGACCTCCCTGTGGAAGCCCGGGTAGAAGGGCGCGCGCTCGACGGTCCACGCGAGCCCACCCTCGAACGCGATCTCGGCCTGCGTCCCGTCCGCGTGACGGAGGCGCGCGAAGTCGCCACCGGCGAGCTCGACGGTCCACTCCGGGGCGAGCGGCAGACGACTCTCGACGGAATGGCCCCCCGCGCGGACCGTGTCCTCGATCGTGACGGCCTCCCCCGCCAGGTCGAACCGACGGACGTGCCGCGGCGCACCTCGGGACCAGCCCCGGACCTCCCGAACCGAGAACGTCTCGCCCGACTCGAGACGGGCCGTCGTCGCGCGCCCCCCGACGCGGTGCGCCGACCAGACCTCCGACTGCTCTCTGCCGTCGAAGGCGAGCGTCGCATGGCTGGACGTGGCCCGCGCCCGGTCGCGAAACGCACCCGGTCGGTATTCGTAGACGCCCGTGTCCGTCACGAGGCGGCGTCCATCGACGAAGAGCTCGAAGGCGAGCGCGTCGCAGTGGGCATGGCCCGGCTGGTGGGCGGGGGCGGGGCCGCCGGTCGAGGCGATCAGCACGAAGTCTCCGTTCGTGCGCCGCTCGTAGGCCGAGCCTTCGGCGGCGCCGTCTTCCGCGGTCGGCGGCGCGTCGATCACGCCGAGACGGCGGGCGTAGTCGAAGAGCGCTTCGGGCTCCGCTGCGACACCCCAGGCCGAGTCAGCGAAGAGCGTGATCCGCCCGTCGGGACCCGTCCAGCGCGCGAGCGCCGTGGTCATGCGCGCCAGGACCCCGGCGAGGGCCTCGGCGAAGCCCTCCGGTGTGCGCTCGCTCGCGCGCGCCAGATTCAGCAGGTCCAGCCCGTTCTCGAGGATCAACGCGTGATACATCGGGCTGCGCTCTTCGTGACCGCCGTCGGGGTGGACCTGCGCGTCGAACTCTGCGAGCAGGGCCTCGCTGCCGGCGCGCCACCGGTCCGCGGCCTCGCCCCCGAAGAGGAGCCCCGCCCACACGACGCCGATCCGGTTCGACAGGAGATGGTTCGCCTGGAGCCGGATCTCGAGTCCGCGCGAGAGGGTCTCGGCCTGGTTCGCCATCGAACGGAGCATCCGCGTCGAGCGCTCTTCCTCGGCAGGGAGAGCGCCCTCGGTCAGCAGCAGCTTCCCCCATGCGAGCAGTCGAAGCGAGATCGGGTGGGGATCCCAGCCGATGCCTTCGTCGTGTCGATCGATCCAGTCGTCGACGATCGCCCGTCGGATCCCCGGCGAGAGGCCCGCGTGTCGAAGCCACGCCTGCTCGTGCAGGTGATAGGCGAACAGCGGGCCGTGACGATCACTGGTCCACGGAACCGCATCGAACGGGATCTCGAGATCGAGACCGAGGAGCTGGAGCGCGACCGCGTCTCCCGCCGCGGCCCGCACGTCGACATGCGGCGCCGGAGCGAGAAACGGCGTCGACGGGGTCGTGACCGCGAGCGAGAGATGCGGCGCGTCGAGACGAACCGGGGCGGGCACGCCGGTGAAGAGATGGGTGACCTGCGCGCGGACCTGGGCTGGACGCAGGTGCGCGACGGTACGCAGGACCGTCGGCGCCCTGCCGACGAGGCCGAGGATCGCCTCGGGTCGACTCATGCGTCGCCCTGCCCTTCGCTTCGGAGATCGCGGAGCTCGACGGTCCGCGCGTAGAGCGCCCGCCGCTTGCGTCCGGTGCGCTCCGCCATCTCGCTCGCGACGTCCTTGACCGAACGCCCCGACGCGAGCGCCGCCTCGATCGCCTCGTCGACGGCTTCATCGGTCCAGGCCCCTCCCGCGGCCTCCTCGGCAGGGTCTCCGCCTTCGATCACGAGGGTGCACTCGCCCCGCGGCGGCGACGCCTCGAGGCGCTCCGCGAGGGCGCCGGCCTCGTCGCGCAGCACCTCTTCGTGCTGCTTCGTGAGCTCGCGCGCCAGGCAGGCACGGCGGGCGCCGAGCGTCTCGGCGACTTCGCGAAGCGTCGTCGCGACCCGCTTCGGAGACTCGAAGAGGACGACGGTTTCGCCCCGGCCGCGCTGGGCTTCGAGGATCTTCCGCCGGGCCCCCACCTTGCGCGGCAGGAAGCCCAGAAAGAGCACGTGCTCGGTCGAGAAGCCGGCGACCGTGAGCGCCGTCAACAGCGCCGAGGGGCCAGGCACGGCCTCGACGCGATGACCGGCTTCGACCGCTGCGGCCACGAGTCGCTCGCCGGGATCCGAGACCAGCGGTGTACCGGCGTCCGAGACCAACGCGACGTGCCTGCCTTCGGTCAGGGCGTCCAGGACCGACTCGATCCGCCCCGCCTCGTTGTGTGCGTGGAGGGAGGTCGGCTTCTGCGGGATCTCGAAGTGATCCAGGAGGACGCGCGTCCGTCGCGTGTCCTCGGCCAGGACCCAGTCCGCCTCGCGGAGCACCCGGAGTGCCCGCAAGGTCACGTCCTCGAGGTGACCGATCGGTGTCGCGACGATGTGGAGCGTTCCCATCCCTATCCTGCCCCGACCCCGAACAGGTCGGACGACGCTCGGACAGGCTTGGACCGCCCGGCCCCGTTCCTGGCCAACCGACCCGGTCCCGAGCGAGGCCACAGGTCCGGTCATGTCCCGAGCACGGAGATCCCTCGGGCGCGAGGGGGAGGAGCGCGCCGCGCGTCATCTCGAGGCGCGAGGGTATCAGATCGTCGCACGCAACGTCCGCGCGGCGCGGGTCGAGATCGACCTGATCGTCCGTGGCCGCGGCGCGATCGTCTTCGTCGAGGTGAAGACGCGGCGACGGGATTCACGCGGCGTGTTCGGCCGTCACGCATCGGCCGCGGAGGCCGTCGATGCCCGAAAGCAGGCGCGGCTGCGTCGCGGGGCGGCCGCCTGGCTCGCCGAACATCCCGAGGCGCGCCGCGGTCGCACGCGGGTGCGCTTCGACGTGATCACGTGCCTACGGGACGAGCGGTTCGGCGTACTCGCCCCCCGAAACGACGACACCGCGCACCCTCACGATGCGCGGTGGTCGATCGAACACTGGGAGGCCGCGTTTTGACGGCCACGAGCGAAGAATAGCCACGAGCGGGAAAGCGCCCGAGCGAAAGAAAGCGGAGGACTCAGTCCTTGCTCTCTTCGGCCTCCTCGGCGGGAGCGTCGTCGCCCGCGTCCGCGGCGGCCTCTTCCGCTTCGTCAGCGGTCTCTTCGACTTCCTCGGCCTTCTTCGAGGCGCGCTCGGCCTCCTCGGCCTTGAGCTGCTCCATTCGCTTCGCCTTCTCGGCGGCCTTGGCCTTCTTGAGGGCCTTGCCCTTGAGCTTCTTGCCGCCCTTGGTCGTCGCCTCCTCGGTCGTCTCTTCGACCTCGACGACTTCCGGCGCCGCCGCCTCGACGTCGCCGGCGCTCGCGAGCGCCTCGGCCTCTTCCTCGGAGATCAGACCGGACAGGTCGCGGACCTTGCTGTGCAGTCGGGCCTTCTTGCCCGACAGATTGCGCAGGTAGTAGAGCCGGGAGCGACGGACGTAGCCTCGCGCCTTGATCTCGACCTTCGTCACCAGCGGCGACTGGACCGGGAAGACGCGCTCGACGCCCACACCGCTCGAGATCTTGCGAACGGTGAAGGTCTCGCCGGCGCCGGCACCGCGACGGCGGATGACCAGTCCCTGGAAGACCTGGATGCGTTCCTTGTCGCCCTCGCGAACCTTCACGTGGACGGCGATGGTGTCGCCGACCTTGAAGGGCGGGAGGTCCCGGCGGAGCATTTCGTTTTCGATGAAGTCCAGAGTACGCATCGGTCTCTTCCTTTGGGTCGCTTCGTCGCCACGCTTCGTACGCGGGACCCGTCCTGCACGGCGATCGTGTCGTGCGGAACGGGGAACCCGACGGATCCGGAGATCCGGCGGCTGGATACGAGGGGTGGTGGGTGGGTTCGCGCCGGCCGGTCGGCCCACGCGGGATCATTCTTTCTGTCGGTCGTTCGGAGCGCCTGGGGCCCGGCGCGACGCCCCTCCGGATTCGTCGGATCGGATTTCCGGAGCGGAGTCGAGCAGTTCGGGTCTTCGAGCGCGAGTTCTGTCCAGGGCCTGCTCCCGCCGCCACCGCTCGATCGCGGCGTGGTCCCCCGAGCGGAGGACGGGCGGGACTTCGAGGCCCCGATAAATCGGCGGCCGAGTATACTGCGGTCCTTCGAGAACGCCCCCCCCGCGGAACGATTCTGTCTCGATCGAGTCCGGATTTCCGAGGACGCCAGGGAGGAGGCGGACCAGGCCCTCGAGGACGACCATCGTGGGGACCTCCCCTCCCGACAGGACGTAGTCCCCGATCGAGAGCTCCTCGTCGACCGCCAGGTCGAGGACCCGCTGGTCGATGCCCTCGTAGCGGCCGCAGACGAAGAGCAGCGGCGGGCCCGCCGCCAGCTCCGCCAGGCGCGCCTGATCGAGGGGACGCCCCTGCGGCGACAGGCAGATCACGTGCACCGTCCGGCCGGGGCCCTTCGCGCCGGCGAGCGCCTCGATCGCCGGGATCAGGGGCTCCGGGGTCATCACCATCCCGGGCCCGCCGCCGTAGGGCGTGTCGTCGACGGACCGGTGGCGATCCGTCGCCCATTCCCGGAGGTCATGGGTCTCGATCCGGGCGGCCCCGTCGCGACGGGCCATCCCGACGAACGCGGTCTCCAGGAAGGGCCCGAAGAGCTCCGGGAAGATCGTGAGCACGTCGACCTCGAGCATCAGCCCCCCCAGCAGCCCTTTGAACAGCCCTCGCGGAGCCAGGTGCGTGGATTTTCCGACCAATCGAGGCGCGGAAGCGCAGCCTGGGTGAACCCAGGCAAGCTTTCGCAACGAAGAGTGGTCGGAAAAGGCGCGTGCATGGCGACTCCGAGGGTTGTTCAACGGGCTGCTAAACGGGCTCGAGCAGGCCCGGGACGTCGGCGACGACGATCTTTCGAGCGGCGAGGTCGATCGATTCGAGCAGCGCCTCGGCGGTCGGCACGAGTCGCCGGACCCCGTCCTCGTCTTCGACCAGCAGCACGTCGTGTGCCCCGGTCTCCCAGATCTCGCGCACGGTCCCGATGTCCTCGCCCTGGGCCGACTCGACCCGGCAGCCGACGAGCTCGTACCAGTAGAACTCCCCTTCCGGCAGCGCGGGCAGCAGATCCGGCGAAGCCGTCACGAGCAGTCCGACGAGCGGCTGCACGTCCTCGCGACCGGTGACGCCCTCGAGTCGCAGCCGGACCTCGCCCCGCGGAGCCATCCCCGCGCCCGTCACGATCCGGCGCTTCGCCTCCGGGTCCTTCGCCCGCTTCCCGAGCCAGACGACCTCGGCGGAGAGCAGGTGCTCCGGTCCGTCCCCGGCGACCCGAACGCGAAGCTCGCCCGCAAGTCCGTGCGCCCCGACGACTTCGCCGAGCACGATCCGCTCCGCGGAAGGCAGCTTCTGTCCCGGAGAAAGAGGCATGGTCGTTCTTCCAGCACCCTCGAAAGAAAAAGGCCGCAGCGCCCATCAGCGCCGCGGCCATCCACTTCGATTTCAGCTCGGACCTTCCGATCCGCCGAATCCGCTCAGACGTCCCGAAGCGATGCGTGACCACCGCCTGCCCAAAACGCCTGCAAGTCGCAATTCAATCGACGATGTCGAGTCGTGCCCCGGCGCCGTCGGCGGTCGCGTTGAGGATCGCGCGCAACGCCTTGGCAACCCGGCCCTGTCGACCGATCACGCGACCACGATCACCGTCGGCGGTCTCGAGCTCGATCAGCTCACCGTCGTCCTCGATGTCGACGTCGACGTCGTCGGGGTTGGAAACGATCGCCTTCGCGAGGAAGGAGACGAGCTCTGCGGAGTCTTTGCCCTTCTTCGACATGCTAGGCGGCTCCTGCGTTCGCGGTGTTGGCAGTGTTGCCCTCGCGCTTCAGGCGGTTCACCAGGCTGCGGACCGTGTCCGAGAGCTGCGCGCCCTTGCCGACCCAGGCCTCGATGGCGTCGAGGTCGAGGTTCAGCGAGGCGGGATCGATCCGCGGGTCGTAGGTCCCCAGGAACTCGAGCGGGCGACCGTCGCGCTGCTTGCGCTCGTCGATCGCCATCACGCGGTAGAACGGGCGCTTCTTCGAGCCCATTCGCGTCAGCCGGATCTTGACCATGTTCGTTCGGTCCTCGTGTCGCGGAGCCTCGCTCCGACGGTGTATCGAAAGTGTGGGCAGCTCGATTCCAGCGGTCGCGAGGCGCGCCGGTAGGGAGCATCGAGCTGGACGGGGAAAATGGCGGGCGGCGCGATCGTTCCAGGGCGAGCCCAGCGGCGCGCACCGGCCCTAAGCAGGCGCGCAAATTAGGGAAACCGCCCGCCCGGGTCAACTTTGTCGGGCGGAGGTCGGGCGGAGGTCGGGCCGAGGCCGGGCGGAGGAGGCGCGGCGGCCGCGAAGACGTCCTCGCGGGGACGCGATTCAGCGCCGGGCCAGGCCCAGCCGCTCCTGCTCCTTCTTCTCGAAGCAGTCGGCACAGGAGTACAGCTCCTTGTGCGCCTTCTGGAGCCGGTCGTATTCCTGGTCGAGGGCGACGCGGCGAACCGACGACACGACGTCGCCGCAGAAATCGCAGCTTCGCCCCGTCATCTCGGGATCAGGGGTGGGGGAACTCGCCATCGGGGTCCGAACGTCTTGAGTGGGGGTCGAGCCGGGGGCAGCTCCACCGGCGGGAGGGAGCGCGGACGCTCAACGGCGCCGAGGATAGCCGACCTGAAATCGAACCTCCCGCGGCGCTTGCCTCGCGTAGCGCGCCTCGAGCTTCTCGAGCAATTCTGCCTTGCGCAGCTGCAGCTGTTGCGACCAGACCGGGCTGTCGACCTGGACCTCGAGCACGCCGGCTCGCAGGCCGAGCGGTCGGCAGTGCTCGGCGACCTTCTCGCCGACGATCTCCGGCCATTCGCTGCCGATCCGATGGGCGAGCGCGACCCCGTCGAGGCCGAGCTCGCCGAGGACCCGCCCCACCAGATCACCGACCGGCTGCATGCGCCCCTTGCGCCGTCCGCCCGGTCCCCGGTCCCGCGCCACGCTCAGACCGCTCCGGCGGCGTCGGAGGAGGGATCGGCGCGATGGTCGCGGAAGACCATCCCGGTCGGGATCTTCGGATGGAAGAAGGTCGACTTCTGGGGCATGACCTCGCCAGCCTCCGTCACGCGGAACACGTCGTCCGGGGTCAGCGCGTTCAGGTAGAGGGCCACGGTCCCCTTCCCTTCCCGGATCTCCTGCCCCGCGCGGCGCGCGCTCTTCGGGAAGGCCACCGCCCCGCCGCGAATCGCCTCGGCGTCGAGCCCGAAGACGGTCCCGAGTACGTCCCGCTCGAGGAGCCGCACCATCAGCTCGTCGCCGAGCGGCTCATCGCGCGAGACGAGCAGCGCCGCGCCGCCGGCGCTCTCCGCGACGAACGCCGGCCGCCCCGCCAGCGGCGCGAGCTCCGCGGCGAGCCGGGCTTCGACGCCCTCGAGATCGACGGGCGCCAGCGCGCGGATCGTCCAGTCCGGGAGCTTCGCCCGCCACTCGGCCTCGGAGGGCGCCGCGACCTCGCGGACGACGCGGTGGATCGGCAGGAGCAGGCTGCCCTTGGCCCAGGCGTTCGCGAAGTAGGCGATCGTCGACTGCCAGGGGGCGTCGGGATCGTCTCCGTGCGCGAGGGTCTGCTGTCGGCGGTACTCGAGCGCCGTCTCGTAGCGATGGTGGCCGTCGGCGATCACGCTCGGCCGCGCGTCCATGAAGGCGCGGACCTGCGCGATCGCCGCAGGATCGTCCAGACGCGCGAGCCGGTACTCGACCTCCCCGAACGCCGCACGCGCGACGTCGCCCCGCTCGAGCGCTTCCGCGAGGAGCGACCCGAGGGTGTCCTCGCGATCCTCGTAGAGAAGGAAGACGGTGGAGAGATTCGCCTCCGCCGCCCGCAGGAGCTTCAACCGATCCGCCCGCGGCCCGGCGAGGGTCCGTTCGTGGGGACGCACGACCCGCTCGTCGTACTCCGCGAGCCCGAGCTCGGCGAAGAAACCGATCCGCTCGAGGCGCTGCCCGTCCGGGGCCTCGTAGCGCTGGCCCATCACGTAGTAGGCCGGCGTGTCGTCGCGGACCAGGACGCCTTCGGCGCGCCAGGCGTCGAGGGTCTCGCGGATCCATCCGTAGTCCGCGGCGGCTTCGTCGTTCGCGTCGCGGGTCAGCTCGAAGCGGATCGCGTTGTGCGGGTCCCGGTCGAAGAAGTCGCCGCGTTCGTCGTCGGCAATCACGTCGTAGGGCGGCACGATCACCCGGGACAAGTCGACACGATCGGTGTCGTAGCGAAGCGCGCGCAGCGGGCGGGCGACGGTCATCGAGAACGGACTCCTTCGACGGTTTCGGGCGTTCGAAAGGCGAGCGACGAACGGGGGCGACGCCTCAGCGGCCGAGGGCGCGGTCGGCGATGTCGCGTCGGAAGTGCATGTCTTCGAAGGCGACGCCCTCGACCGCGGCGTAGGCGCGTTCGCGGGCCTCGGCGACCGAGCCGCCCCGAGCCGTGATCCCGAGGACCCGGCCGCCGGCGGTCACGAAGTCGTCGCCGTCGGCGGAGCCTGTCGTCCCCGCGTGGAAGACGACGAGGGTGTCGTCACCGTCGAGGGCGGCGAGGCCGGTGATTTCCTTGCCGGTCTCGTAGCCTCGCGGATATCCACCGGACGCGAGCACGACGCAGACCGCGGCGTCGCCCCAGCCGAGGGCCGTCGACGGATCGAGCGTCCCGCGCGCCGCCGCATCCAGGATCGGCAGGAGGTCCCCCTCCATGCGCACCATCAGCGGCTGGGTCTCGGGATCGCCGAAGCGGACGTTGAACTCGATCACGTAGGGATCGCCGGCCTCGTCGATCATCAGCCCGACGAAGAGCACGCCCTGGTACGGGTGGCCGTCGGCCTTCATACCGTTGATCGTCGGGTGGACGACGCGCTCGAGGATCTTCTTCTCGACCGCGTCGGAGACGACGGGCGCGGGCGAGTAGGCGCCCATGCCCCCGGTGTTCTCGCCCTGGTCGCCGTCGAGGGCGCGCTTGTGATCCTGGGCCGCGGCGAGGGTCACGATCCGCTCGCCGTCGCAGAGGGCGTAGTAGGACGCTTCTTCGCCCTGCAGCCACTCCTCGATCACGACGCGATCTCCCGCGTCGCCGAAGCGCTTGTCGGCCATCATCTCGTCGATCGCCGCATGGGCCGCCGCCGCCTCGGCGCACATCGCCACGCCCTTGCCCGCGGCGAGCCCGTCGGCCTTGACCACGCAGGGGCGACCGAGCGCGTCCACGTAGGCGTGGGCGGCGGTCGCGTCGTCGAAGACCTCGTACGCCGCCGTCGGAATCCCGTGCCGCGCCATGAAGTCCTTGGAGAAGGCCTTGCTGCCCTCGAGCTGCGCCGCTGCGGCCGACGGACCGAAGGTCGCGACGCCGACGTCACGCAGACGATCCGAGAGCCCGGCCGCGAGCGGGTCCTCGGGGCCTACGACGACGAGATCGATCGACTCGCGCTGGGCGAGCGCCACGATCGCGTCGAGATCGTTCGCCTTCACGTCGGCATGGCAGGTCGCGAGGCGACCGATCGCCTTGCTGCCGGGTGCCGCATGGAGCGCGGTCAAGCTGTTGCTCTGGGCGATCTTCCAGACCAGCGCGTGCTCGCGCCCGCCGCTGCCGACGACCAGGACCTTCATGGGGAACCCTTTCGCCTAGTGCCTGACTAGTGCCTGAAATGTCGCTTGCCGGTCATGAGCATCGGCACGTTCAGCTTGTTCGCCGCCTCGATCACGAGCTCGTCGCGATTCGAGCCGCCGGGCTGGACGACGGCCGCCGCTCCGGCCTCGACCGCCGCTTCGAGCCCGTCCGGGAACGGGAAGAAGGCATCGCTGGCGAGCACGCAGCCGTCGAGGGAGAGCCCGACGCGGCCCGCCTTCGCCACCGCGTTCAAGACGGCGTCGACCCGCGACGTCGCCCCGCCACCGATCGCGAGGGTCCGGTCGTGGGTCGCGAAGACGATGGCGTTGCTCTTCACGT harbors:
- a CDS encoding DUF721 domain-containing protein, with the translated sequence MARDRGPGGRRKGRMQPVGDLVGRVLGELGLDGVALAHRIGSEWPEIVGEKVAEHCRPLGLRAGVLEVQVDSPVWSQQLQLRKAELLEKLEARYARQAPREVRFQVGYPRRR
- a CDS encoding YraN family protein, with translation MSRARRSLGREGEERAARHLEARGYQIVARNVRAARVEIDLIVRGRGAIVFVEVKTRRRDSRGVFGRHASAAEAVDARKQARLRRGAAAWLAEHPEARRGRTRVRFDVITCLRDERFGVLAPRNDDTAHPHDARWSIEHWEAAF
- the rpsP gene encoding 30S ribosomal protein S16, with translation MVKIRLTRMGSKKRPFYRVMAIDERKQRDGRPLEFLGTYDPRIDPASLNLDLDAIEAWVGKGAQLSDTVRSLVNRLKREGNTANTANAGAA
- a CDS encoding DUF1015 domain-containing protein, whose protein sequence is MTVARPLRALRYDTDRVDLSRVIVPPYDVIADDERGDFFDRDPHNAIRFELTRDANDEAAADYGWIRETLDAWRAEGVLVRDDTPAYYVMGQRYEAPDGQRLERIGFFAELGLAEYDERVVRPHERTLAGPRADRLKLLRAAEANLSTVFLLYEDREDTLGSLLAEALERGDVARAAFGEVEYRLARLDDPAAIAQVRAFMDARPSVIADGHHRYETALEYRRQQTLAHGDDPDAPWQSTIAYFANAWAKGSLLLPIHRVVREVAAPSEAEWRAKLPDWTIRALAPVDLEGVEARLAAELAPLAGRPAFVAESAGGAALLVSRDEPLGDELMVRLLERDVLGTVFGLDAEAIRGGAVAFPKSARRAGQEIREGKGTVALYLNALTPDDVFRVTEAGEVMPQKSTFFHPKIPTGMVFRDHRADPSSDAAGAV
- the rimM gene encoding ribosome maturation factor RimM (Essential for efficient processing of 16S rRNA), with amino-acid sequence MPLSPGQKLPSAERIVLGEVVGAHGLAGELRVRVAGDGPEHLLSAEVVWLGKRAKDPEAKRRIVTGAGMAPRGEVRLRLEGVTGREDVQPLVGLLVTASPDLLPALPEGEFYWYELVGCRVESAQGEDIGTVREIWETGAHDVLLVEDEDGVRRLVPTAEALLESIDLAARKIVVADVPGLLEPV
- the trmD gene encoding tRNA (guanosine(37)-N1)-methyltransferase TrmD, yielding MLEVDVLTIFPELFGPFLETAFVGMARRDGAARIETHDLREWATDRHRSVDDTPYGGGPGMVMTPEPLIPAIEALAGAKGPGRTVHVICLSPQGRPLDQARLAELAAGPPLLFVCGRYEGIDQRVLDLAVDEELSIGDYVLSGGEVPTMVVLEGLVRLLPGVLGNPDSIETESFRGGGVLEGPQYTRPPIYRGLEVPPVLRSGDHAAIERWRREQALDRTRARRPELLDSAPEIRSDESGGASRRAPGAPNDRQKE
- the rsmI gene encoding 16S rRNA (cytidine(1402)-2'-O)-methyltransferase — translated: MGTLHIVATPIGHLEDVTLRALRVLREADWVLAEDTRRTRVLLDHFEIPQKPTSLHAHNEAGRIESVLDALTEGRHVALVSDAGTPLVSDPGERLVAAAVEAGHRVEAVPGPSALLTALTVAGFSTEHVLFLGFLPRKVGARRKILEAQRGRGETVVLFESPKRVATTLREVAETLGARRACLARELTKQHEEVLRDEAGALAERLEASPPRGECTLVIEGGDPAEEAAGGAWTDEAVDEAIEAALASGRSVKDVASEMAERTGRKRRALYARTVELRDLRSEGQGDA
- a CDS encoding KH domain-containing protein, coding for MSKKGKDSAELVSFLAKAIVSNPDDVDVDIEDDGELIELETADGDRGRVIGRQGRVAKALRAILNATADGAGARLDIVD
- a CDS encoding heparinase II/III family protein; protein product: MSRPEAILGLVGRAPTVLRTVAHLRPAQVRAQVTHLFTGVPAPVRLDAPHLSLAVTTPSTPFLAPAPHVDVRAAAGDAVALQLLGLDLEIPFDAVPWTSDRHGPLFAYHLHEQAWLRHAGLSPGIRRAIVDDWIDRHDEGIGWDPHPISLRLLAWGKLLLTEGALPAEEERSTRMLRSMANQAETLSRGLEIRLQANHLLSNRIGVVWAGLLFGGEAADRWRAGSEALLAEFDAQVHPDGGHEERSPMYHALILENGLDLLNLARASERTPEGFAEALAGVLARMTTALARWTGPDGRITLFADSAWGVAAEPEALFDYARRLGVIDAPPTAEDGAAEGSAYERRTNGDFVLIASTGGPAPAHQPGHAHCDALAFELFVDGRRLVTDTGVYEYRPGAFRDRARATSSHATLAFDGREQSEVWSAHRVGGRATTARLESGETFSVREVRGWSRGAPRHVRRFDLAGEAVTIEDTVRAGGHSVESRLPLAPEWTVELAGGDFARLRHADGTQAEIAFEGGLAWTVERAPFYPGFHREVDRTVLVGRGVTPIATRITFRLA
- the purD gene encoding phosphoribosylamine--glycine ligase, which translates into the protein MKVLVVGSGGREHALVWKIAQSNSLTALHAAPGSKAIGRLATCHADVKANDLDAIVALAQRESIDLVVVGPEDPLAAGLSDRLRDVGVATFGPSAAAAQLEGSKAFSKDFMARHGIPTAAYEVFDDATAAHAYVDALGRPCVVKADGLAAGKGVAMCAEAAAAHAAIDEMMADKRFGDAGDRVVIEEWLQGEEASYYALCDGERIVTLAAAQDHKRALDGDQGENTGGMGAYSPAPVVSDAVEKKILERVVHPTINGMKADGHPYQGVLFVGLMIDEAGDPYVIEFNVRFGDPETQPLMVRMEGDLLPILDAAARGTLDPSTALGWGDAAVCVVLASGGYPRGYETGKEITGLAALDGDDTLVVFHAGTTGSADGDDFVTAGGRVLGITARGGSVAEARERAYAAVEGVAFEDMHFRRDIADRALGR